The DNA window AAACGAAAGAGCCTGAAGGATTAAACGAGTGGCTAGAACTTGTTCAAATGGCTTTACCTTCAATTAAAACGATAACTGCGAAAAAGCGACAAGATGATGGGTTTTGCTATCTTGAAGTTACTTACAACAACGATATGAAGGTCCCTTCAAGTGGTTTATCACATGGTACGTTACATATTTTAGCATTGACAATAATTCCTTATTTGCAAACCCCTCCCAACATCATAACCCTTGAAGAGCCTGAGAATGGGATTCATCCCAAAGCTATTGATGCTGTGTTGGAAGCATTAAAGTTAACGTCAGATACTCAACTTTGGTTGTCTACACATTCGCCTGTTGTTTTAGCAAATTCAAAGCTAGAACAAATTATCACTATGAGATTCAACAATGATGGATCTACCGAAGTGCTAAAAGGTAGCGAGCACCCTCGATTAAAAGAGTGGAAGGGAGAGGTAGATTTAGGGACGTTATTCGCCGCTGGAGTGTTGGAGTAATTTATGAGAGATATAATTTTTTTAGTTGCTGATGGCGAGATGCAGGCAACTGTGGAAGGTTTTTTTGAAAATCAAGCGTTTGATCAAAGGCTACAGTGCACTAGATTCGAATTTGATACCAAGCAAGATTTGATTAAGCACCCAAGAAAAGATGCTGGCGTTTATCAAGATGGTCATAACCTTTTGAAGAGTTACATAGGTACTCACCAATATGCTGTCGTCATGGTTGACTTTGCTTTTAATGATAATTTAGAAATGATGGATTACGAACAGTTTTGTGAAAATATAAAGGCAAAAATGCTAAAAGCTGGGTGGCCTGAAGAACGTTTTTTTATCATGGCAATCAATCCAGAATTAGAAGTACTTATGTGGCAAAACGATACCAAACGAATTGAATCAGTATTTGATTTCCAAGGCGAGAGTGGCGGACTGAGAGCTTGGTTGCAAGAGCGCAACTTATGGGATGAAGGCCTTATTAAACCGCAAGACCCAAAAGCTGCCATAGATATAGTAAGAGGACAATGCTGGGGACGCAAAAAAACGCATTCCCAAATATTTAAACGTATTGCAAAAGACGTGTCTTTTAAAGGTTGTGAAGATGAGTCTTTTAATGGCTTATTGCAACAAATACAAGTTTGGTATCCGAGGCGGTACGCATGAAGGTTAAAACTTTAAATAGTAAATGGATACATGAAGCGAATTATAGGTTAGATAGTAATCCCTACATGACAGGGGCTATCGAAGCAAGGGTGATAATCAAGGCAGCACAACTGGTCAAGCATGAACTGGTAAACGTGACTAAAGGGGGGATGAAAGGGTTAATAAACCCAGGCCGTATAAAAAGGATTTGGGCGAAGTCTAACGAATATGGAATAGACTTCCTTTCAAGTACAGATATTTTAAAGAAAAATTTGAGCTATATAAGTGCCATATCTAAAAAAGCGGTATCCGAAAACCCCAAGTTAATAATAAATTATGGAGACATATTAATAACTAGGGCCGGAAGTATTGGACGAATGGCTTTTACTAGAAAAGATATTGATGGTTTTGCATGCACCGAAGACGTGCTCAGAGTCGTTGCTGACGAGAGTAAAATTTCAAATGGTTATCTATATGCTTACCTTAGAAGTAAATTCGGTGTTCCTCTAATAATCTCTTCGACATATGGGGCTATCATCCAACATATTGAACCTCATCATTTGGCGGATCTACCAGTACCGAGATTAAGTGACCTTTTGGAGCTAAAAGTTAATAATTTGATTTTAGAGGCATCAGATTTACGCACCAAAGCTAATAAAATAATAGAGGAATCTAAACTCAAAATTTGCGAATTAATTGGTGAGATTGAACATTTAACTAGCACAGATGTTCTAAACTGCAATGTGATATCTAGCTTCGATCTTAGATCATCAAAAAGATTAGATGTTTTGTACTACGCAAAAGAACCTCTAAAAATTATTACTAAATTAAAAAATAACGAATTTCGCTTATTGAAGGAAGTTTCTAGTGTAGTTAAGCCAGGGATGTTTAAAAGAATAATGAGTACAAAGGAAAATAATGGTATACCTTTTTACACAGGTAGCGAGTTATTTTTAACTGATTTAAAACCTAAATACTACGTTTCAAAGAAAACACAACATATTGAGCAATGTATACTGCAAGAAAACTGGATTCTCTTGCAAGCGTTTGGGCAACGAGGAGGGTTAATTGGTAGAGCAATGTTAACAACTCCAAAGCTTAAAAATGCAGCTGCAACAGATTTACAGATTCAAATAAAATTACCAGATAAATTTGATGCTGGATTTATACTGGCATTTTTAGATTCTAAACCAGGTTATTCAACAGTAGTAAGAACACCAGTAGGTGGTTCTATTCCCCACATAAATCCAAGAGACATCGAAAATTTAGTTGTACCTTGGCCTTCTAAAGCTATCAGGAATGTAATTGGTGAAAATGTTCTTATTGCATGGCAATCAAGGGATAAAGCACAGGAGTTAGAAGAGGAAGCAATAAAAATTGTAGAAAATTCAATAGAGGCAGCAGCGCCAAAACATTAAGGAGATTTCATGGCACAGGTATTTGCAATTGGTGATGCGGTCAACGACGAAGAACGTAAAGCCATCGCATGGTTAAAGGACAAACTACCAGACGATTATTTTGTTATTCATAGTTTTGAAGTAGAACAATTTGATCAACTTTTTGAAGTGGATATCTGTGTTGTTACCCCTCATGCCATCTATTTAGTGGATGTAAAAGGCATCCATGGCCAAGTCGAAGTGGAAGGAACTAATTGGCGTACATCTCACTCTAGTTATCGTTCACCATTGCCTAAGCTGCGTGGCAACGCGAAGTCATTATCAGGCCTTATATGCAAACAAAACCGTGCTAATAAAGCGCTAAAAAATATCTATATTGATACTGCGGTTCTTCTTACTATCGACGAGTGTAAGTTTATTGACCCGGAAAATAGGGAGCGAGGTCATGTTGTTCTCCTTAAAAACAGTACCCGGTTTTTCACCGACAGCCAACGTATACCTGATCGCTTTGATCGCAATGTTACTAAGTATATTCAAATAATTCTGACAGCTCTCGGGAAGGCGGCAAAAAAGCGTAGTCATGGTGAGCGATTTGGTAACTGGGAAGTAGCTGAAACCTTGACGGTAAATGAATGTTTTACCGAATACCGGACTTTTAATATTACCGCTGGTCTCAAAGGCGGTACGGTTTTAGCAAAAGCGTATAATGCTGATCCTTACTTGCCTGAAGATGAACGATTAAAGCAAAAACGTTTACTCGAAAATGCTTATAGAGCCATCGCTAAAATGCCTCCTCACTCGGCCATTGTTGGCGTAAAGGACTTTTTTGTTACTGAGGCGCAAGACAAATACATATTACTGACCGACGATATTCCTGGTGATAACCTTAGTGCTAAGTTAAAAGATACTAGCGCTATGCTGACTCTTGATCAGAAAAAGCGCATTGTTAAAGACATGCTTTTGGCACTAAGTCACATGTGTCATCATGGTGTGGTTCATCGAAATATCACCCCTGATCATATTTTAATTGGTTTAGATGGGCAGCCACGCTTAATTGACTTTGACTATGCCCGCATTGGTGCTGAAAATTCCACTACCATTGCTGATGAAGTCCAAGAACGCATTTCGAATCGATATAAAGCTCCTGAGTTATGGGCAGACAATAGATCAGCAAGTTGTGCGTCAGATATTTATAGCCTTGGTTTAGTCATTTATGAGTTATTTAGCGGGAATGTTGCCTTTGATACAGTGACTGAAGCAATAGAAAAATCTTGCGAATTTAATACCAAGTTAAGTCAACAGAAAAAGGACTTACCCACGGGATTTGATGATTGGTTACAAGCTCTTTGTCATAAAGATGCATCAAATCGTTTAACCGCGGAACAGGCATTAACTAACTTTAAAGAACTGTGGCAACCTAAAACTAAAATTGAGGCCGATAATAAGCCGGCAATATTACCGACACTAATTAGATCCGAAGCAACAAGCAAATCCGCTACTGCTGTAAATTATAAACGACTTAAAAGTGGCTATCAGCTTTCAAACAAATATATTGTTCAGCAACCCCTTGGTAAGCCTGGTGGCTTTGGGGTTGTATATAAAGTAACGGATACCTTTGGTGATGTTTCTCGCGCTATCAAGCTGATTCTGCATGATCGCGAGTCAGTGTTAGAACGCTTAAAACAAGAGTACAGAACATTACTTAAGTTACCAGAACACCCTTACGTAGTTAAAGTATACGATGCGGATGTGTTACCCAATGACGGTCCTCCGTATATTGTTTTTGAATACTTAGAAGGGCTAGACGTTAGTGAGTTAATCCAACAGCGGTCTCTTACTGCTCATGAAGTCTGGACAATGGCAAAGCAAGTGGCTGAGGGGCTTCAACATTTGCATGACCACAGTATTTATCATTGTGATATCAAACCTCAAAACTTGATTTGGAAAGATGGAAAAGTACGCATCATAGATTTTAATGTCTCTGTTGATGCTGAAGACCTCAGCCAAGGAGGAGGGTCAAGAAAGTATCTGCCACCTGATTTAAATATTACAGAAACACCACAGGCTTCTGATTTAGTAGATAGAGATCTTTATGCGTTAGGTATTACTCTATATCGAGCCATGACAGGTGAATATCCATGGGCAAAAACTGAATGCCCACCGCCTTTTGAGGAGGCGCGTCACCCCAGCGAATTTACTCAAAGTTTTAATTTGACTGACGATGTATCATCGATTCTATTGAAGCTTATAGCTCCAAAACGTACAGATCGATTTGAAACAGCAGAGCAGTTTCTTGAAGCCTTAAATAAGATACAACAACTTAAGAAGGCGCAAGCACCATCAGAGGAAAGTACCTCTCAGTTTCATTTGCCACCGCTTTCTGATGGTTCAAATCCTAGCAAGTCCGCTTTTCATGATTACTTACTTACGCTATATAGCCAAAGCAGGCATTCAAACAGCGGTACCCGTGGGCTAGATGATTACGCCAAATTAATTTATGTCGATACTTCATTAGATACTGAACTTGCGCCGGCTGTATTAGCAGGTCAACTGCGTTTAGTATTAATTACTGGTAACGCTGGCGATGGTAAAACGGCCTTTCTTCAGCAACTCGAGTCGCTTGTTGAGGAGCAAGGTGTAACAGTTGCTCTGAATCCTCAAGGTAATGGTAGTGCTTTTGAAATTAATGGGCATCAATATGTCACCAATTACGATGGCAGCCAAGACGAGGGGGATAGAGATAATGAGTTAGTACTTGATGAATTTTTTAATGCTTATCAGGGAAATAATTTTGAATCCTGGCCGCACAATCAAACAAGACTTATTGCTATAAACGAAGGTCGTTTGGTTGACTTTTTAAGCAAAAATGCGGATGACTTCCTTGCGCTTAAGAGTTTGGTTGAAGAAAGTTTAAAAGATGGCTCAGTACAAAATGAAGTTGCTGTTGTAAACCTTAATATGCGCGACGTATTGGCTGCGACTGACGCTCAACCCAAGTCAATTTTTGAACGAATTATAGGCAAAATGACTGCTGCCAAAGTATGGCAAGGTTGTGATTACTGTGCATTAAAAGACAAATGCTATGTAAAACACAATGTAGCAACTTTCCAAGATGAGCAGACAGGTCCAAAGGTCATTAAACGTTTGAGCTATTTATACAAGTTAACTAGCCTTCGAAACCAATTGCATATTACGATGCGAGATTTACGTTCAGCATTAAGTTATATGCTAGTAGGTGAATACTCATGTGCTGAAATAAAAGAAATCTATGCCAATGGTGACTCAGACAAAATCCTAAATGGTTATTACTTCAATGCTTGGTGTGGTGCCGAAGGGACTCAAGATAGATTGCTTAAATTATTACGCGAGACCGACATAGCACAAGGCTGTAATGTTCGTTTAGACCGAGGCTTAGATTATTTAGGGCTTGACGCTGTAGATTGGCTTCAATTTGAACAAAGAAGTGAACATGAAATTCACTTACTTGAAAATGCCCATCAAGCTTTGCCTAGTGGCACTGCTTTAAGTGAAAGCAAAGAAAGATACTTATCTCACCGAAATGTTGTGGGCATGCTGAAACGAAAAGCTTATTTTGAGCTACGTGGAGAAAACTGGCGCTCTTTACTGCCATATAGGTCTGCTAAGTTATTGGTTAGTTTCTTAGAGGGTGAAAAGTCATTAGAAGAAGCTAAGACCCTAGCGATAAACGCGATCAACCGTGGTGAGGGGCTCCACAACCCAATGTATTTTAATGGTCAACTTGCTATGCAGGTGCGCAAAGTTAACCAAGGGACGATTAAAAGTTATCGTTTGTTCCCTTCAGATGTTTTTTCTATTGAAGTTAAAGATTCAGCAATGAACTCGGTTTATATCGAACATAGCCCGCATTCATTATTACTTAAATACCAAGATGAAACTGGATTGCACGCTGAATTGGAGTTAGATCTTGATTTATTTGAAATGTTGCAGCGCCTAAATCATGGTTATGTACCCTCAGCTCAAGCCGAGCAAAGTTTCTATTTAAGCTTAACGGTATTCAAAAATGTTCTCGCTTCCGCACCATATCAAGAGGTCCTATTGACAACGAACGGCCACCATTACGAAAAGATTATTCGTAATGACGACGGTGTTTTGCAGTTAGAGCACATAGCCACGGAGGCATCGTTATGAAATTAGGAAAAAAAGATAAAGCTTTTCGTACGAATAAAGTGAGCTACCTCGATTTCAAAATCGTAGAAATGGATCGGGTTTTAACGCACTTGTTTGCACGGCTAAAGCATAACGGCGCATCTAGCAAATTGAGTGCTAAAGGCATGACTGTTGGTTTGTTTAAAGAAGAATTTTTAGACTCTCGAAACGAGAAACATTTTAAGGGTTTTTCTCAGGCACCAATCACAGTTGAAAAGTGGATAGAAACGCATTTAGTTGATCTTATTAATAGAGGTAAAGCAAACGAAGCGGTTGCTGCGCCTAGGCCGTTGCATGGCAATACTTATTTATTTAGGAATCCTAAGAACTGTCGTGACTATGGTGCTTCAAAGCAAGTGTATGAATTGCTGTACCACGCTAAAAATGGCCAAGCGGCTATCACTCGATTGAAACAGTTTTTCTTTGCTGGCGTAGATTCATCCACTGGTCAGTATGATTGTCAATCTCAGGTTGATGTTGAAACTCAAGCGTTATTGCGGTTGTCTGATCAGGTGAAATCTGATGCTCCCGACCATTCAGATTTACAAGAGAGGTTTGCTCCTCTTAATCAGCAAGCAGCAGATATTTTAGCTGATGATATCATTAAGTTGATGACTTACCGTCAGTATATTCCTCGCTCAGTAATGGTTGAATACATTAAAAATCTACTAGCGTTTCACTTAGCGTTATACCAGCTAAAACTATTTAAATTGTTGCCCGCTTTAGCAAAAAGTAAAGGGCAAAACCTAGAAGAAAGTGAAAGGCAAAAAACAGCGATATTTGTCGACATGACAAATGGTACTAATAACAAATGTCATCAAATGGCAGAGCAAAGTGCCACTTTGCACTACAAGCGCATCCCGTCATTTATTAAGGCCTATTTTGGTGTGAAGAAGCTTGACGAATTTGCCGAATACTTATCTAAGAAAGGCAAACTATCTGGTTCAAAGTCAATTAAACAAATGCCTGTTACGGAATTGTTTAAATTACTTGAATCTCCACTTGAGCGGGATAGAGACCAATTTTTTGGTCAACGTAATGCTGGCATCTTAGATGTTTCAGTTTCGTCGGCCAATAAGTCTGATGAGATCCCTCCAGAACTGCACGCTATCACTCAACTTGGATTACCAGAATTTGAAACATACATCGAAATTTTATTATTCGTTCAAGGAAATGCTATTCGTTCGGGACTAGTGAAGAACTTAGACAGTTTTATGTTGAAAAATAAGCCAGGTGCTTTATTAGAGCAAACCAATGGTTCGTATGGCGGTAGGCGGTTTTGCTTGGACGGCAGGTTATTAGAGGTAATGTTACAACTCGCTGTATTATCAAAGGGCGGTGATTTAGGGTTTCACACTAAAGAACTTAGAGTAGATCAGTTGTTGACCTTTTTGCAAACGCGATACGGTATTTATATTGATTCACTACCAGAAACTGACACCTTTTGTGATCAATCGATCGATGTGAATAGTGCTTTAAGAGAAAATTTGGTTGGATTTAAACGTAGATTAAGGGAGATTGGATTTTATCGAGATCTTTCAGATGCATATGTAACTCAAACTGTAACTCCTAGATATCAAATAGATAAAAATCAAAACGAAAAAGCACAAGGAAGTAAAGCATGATTAAGGGTATTCAAACTGTAACAAGTGCTGATATCGATAAGAGTTTAATTAATGTACTTTTGCCAAAACTAAAAGTTTTGTTAGAGACTCGTGGTGTTGGGCATTGTATGAAAGTTTCGGATCTAGAAACCAATTTAATGTACAAGCTGTGTGAACAGTTAGCTAAGGAGGTTGACCACTGTCAGGTAGCTGTATTAACCGATGGTACACACGAGCAATGTTCGGTTTCTAGCACCAAGTTGGTTGAACTTAGAAATCCAGACGAGCACGGAAATTTGCGTCCGCCTTTATTGGTATTTGTGCCCAATGACTTACGAACATCTTCTGAAGATTCATTTGGTGTTGCAACATTTGAGCATGTAAATATTACTGATGTTTATTCTTTAGCATTTCAAAAAATTAAAACTCAATGCCCAGATAATATTGCTCAGTTAATTGATGAAACACTTTTTATCTTAAAAGAAAAAGCGTCTCTAAATCTGGGTGCTTATCAATGGTTAAGATACCTATTAACAATTCAATTGAATGGTTTTGAACCTAGTATTATTGGTGCTGCACTTTACGAATTAGGATTGATACCTGATTTAGAGTTGCACAATGATCACGCAGCACTACTAAGGCGTTTGGTTAGAAATCATGAATCAATCCACATAATCAAAAAATCAGATAAATCTGCCATTGCTACTGTTTATGATTTGCAGCTTGAAGGTAACGATTTTAACAAAAAGTTAGCTTTATTCCTTAATGAGCAGGAAAACCTACTAGACAATAATTGGCGAAAGCAACTTGTAGTTGATAGCAATAATTGGCCACTAACATTTGATAAATGGCGTTTCCAATATGAAGAAGAAGCGACCGATGCCGTTTGTCTTACCGTTACTGATATCGAGTTGCCTACCATACCTGAAAATGAAGCGGATCCAAATCTTCAACAACTAATAGGTCAACAAGTATTGACTGTGGGACAGGGGGGATTGAAAAAATTCTCCGTGTCTTTTTCTGTTGAGCCTAAACCAAGTGAAATAAATGGATTAGCGAAATATAAAGCACAAGTTTTTTCTAAACAAGGTGACTTTGTTGGTTTGATTAAAGCTGGGAAATCGACAACAAAGCCCACTGTTACAATTACTTTTAATAAACTCACTGGAATTGAATGGGAAGAAGGTTGGCACTACATTAGGGTTCAGGCGTTTGATGAAAACGAAGAATTGTTGCCTCTAGTCGATGAGAATAACAATCCAATACCCTGGGGAACGTCCAGTGAGGAGCAGGCTGGCTCTCGCATTAACGAAAGCGAGTTGTTCTATGTATTACCAGCAGTGGATGCCGAAGTTGAGCCTATTCCAGGTAGAAAAGTGCGAGAGGCGTCACTAGCTCATGCAAAGATTAAGGCTGAGTTTACGACTGTAATTGATACTGCAAAATTTACAAATGCAGAAGTAATAGACGTTCATTGGCAAGATACTAAGAGCAAGTCAGAATCGATTGTCAATATTAAGTTTAAAAAAGGGGGCAGTGTTCAAGTACCTGTAAATACCTACCTGAAGGATTTCGAACAAAAGCTGCTAGCTAACCCCATGGCAGCGGTGACATGGCGCATTGAGATTAGGAATGAACAAGCACAGCAGCCAGGCGGTGATTTAATCGATTGGCCAATTGATGGTGTTGAAAGTCAATTTAAAGTCTTTAAAGAGGCACGAGAACGTTACTTCGGGTTAATTTCCCAAGGAGATAAAACTTTAGTTTCTGTCGCACATGATCATGTTGCAACAACCAATGAAGCTTATTTATATTCCAACGCATACTTAGAATACTTAGCCGCTGTATTTCAGAAAACCGAAAATGGTCATGATTATGCGGCAGAACTATCCGCGTTACTTCGCTTAGATTCTATTTCAATAGTGATATGGAATTATGATGGTACTTATAAGCAAGCAATGCTTTTAGGTCCTACTCATCCATTGAGGTGCCTATGGCTAGGTGGCTGGTCATCTCTTGCTGAATCATGGGCAAGACAAAGTGAAAAGGTTACTAAAGAGATTGCAGTAGGTAGTAAGAACAGCCTTTTGGAGGAGTTATCTTTAACAAACTTCCCGTATGTACTACCTGATTATCAAGGTCAGCTAATGGTAGCTCTTGATAGTATCCATCCCTTTTGGAGCGTACTGGCATCGTCACAAGAAAAGGAGCCGCAATCTCTCATTGATAAGATAAAAACTGCGATGGGAATAAAAAATGACTATCAGCAAGTTGGGAAGCAGAGCAGCACTTACTTGGCTACTAAGGTTGAGCGTTATTTAGTGCAACATCCCTATGTAACTTGCCTGTCTATTAACGTTTTTAACGCTGGTTCAGCTAGTGCCGTAGCAGGAATGTTAATAGCACTTAGGAAAAAACAAGAATTAAAGCATATTTGTTTCGATATACGTTTGTTTGTTTCTGACCCATACGCTGTGGAAGTAGGCGCCGATTTATTTAAATTGATAAATAGTAATGATGAATCCAGCCAAGATAATGAATTATTTCATTCCTCAGACAACCATTTGGTGCCTAGACTTAGTATATCTTTGCGGTCTATAGCTGAATTTGAAGAATCGCCTGAAGATTTTAGTGCTAATTTGAGTATGTTGTTTGATGTGTTTCCTGCTGAAGAATTATCAGTGATTAGGCCGCAGGCTGATGAGCAGGTAGCTCCAGTGCATGGGTTGTATCAAGATTATGCTGTTGACTACTTGGATGAAAATGGCGTCATTGCTTGGGACAGACATACACGCCATGGTTCTGCAAAAATGTTGTTCGGTGGTCAAATTTCTTCGACGGTAGCTAAATTGCCTAAGATGATGTCAACAATAACGGCCTCTCTTGCTACAGGGAATTTCTCACTAGATCAGGTACCAGTTGTGCGGTTATCTCTCGATGCAGCCGAAAGAGCTTTGTTGAACCAACTTCATGAGGTAAGTGATTGGGTCTTTACGGTAGATCGTAATTTAGGGATCGAGTTTTTTGATCACGGTGGTAAGGATGGTCGACCGGACTACTTGATTGATCATAGTCCGGAAATGGCTTCTTCGAATTCACACAATTTTGTTATCACCTCTCGCTCAACTACAGAAATAGAAGCTCTTTTGAAAGGTACTTTGGAGCAACATCAGATTGTGCCAGATGTGAAGAAGGCGACGAAGGTTCTAGATTCACTAAGAGCTCTATCTGGAAGATTAGCACTTAAATTAGCATCGAATAGTGCTTCTAAGACTGAAGCCCTGGGATTGGCTTTGTCTAAGTTGTATTTGGAATACCAGGGTGTGTTTCACGATCAAGTTGTGGTGCCTTTAGACGCGCATCTTGAACTCTATTCCGAATTACAGAAAGCAGATGGCGAATTAGGTGCGGAAATTAGCTTTAAACGAACCGATTTAGCACTGTTTGATTTAGATGCGTCTTCTAGAACAATTAGATGTAATTTGATTGAAGTGAAATGTTATTCCGAAGTCGGGGATTTAACGAAATACGAAAGCCTCAAAAAGAG is part of the Glaciecola nitratireducens FR1064 genome and encodes:
- the mads7 gene encoding methylation-associated defense system protein MAD7, whose translation is MKLGKKDKAFRTNKVSYLDFKIVEMDRVLTHLFARLKHNGASSKLSAKGMTVGLFKEEFLDSRNEKHFKGFSQAPITVEKWIETHLVDLINRGKANEAVAAPRPLHGNTYLFRNPKNCRDYGASKQVYELLYHAKNGQAAITRLKQFFFAGVDSSTGQYDCQSQVDVETQALLRLSDQVKSDAPDHSDLQERFAPLNQQAADILADDIIKLMTYRQYIPRSVMVEYIKNLLAFHLALYQLKLFKLLPALAKSKGQNLEESERQKTAIFVDMTNGTNNKCHQMAEQSATLHYKRIPSFIKAYFGVKKLDEFAEYLSKKGKLSGSKSIKQMPVTELFKLLESPLERDRDQFFGQRNAGILDVSVSSANKSDEIPPELHAITQLGLPEFETYIEILLFVQGNAIRSGLVKNLDSFMLKNKPGALLEQTNGSYGGRRFCLDGRLLEVMLQLAVLSKGGDLGFHTKELRVDQLLTFLQTRYGIYIDSLPETDTFCDQSIDVNSALRENLVGFKRRLREIGFYRDLSDAYVTQTVTPRYQIDKNQNEKAQGSKA
- the mads4 gene encoding methylation-associated defense system protein MAD4, with amino-acid sequence MRDIIFLVADGEMQATVEGFFENQAFDQRLQCTRFEFDTKQDLIKHPRKDAGVYQDGHNLLKSYIGTHQYAVVMVDFAFNDNLEMMDYEQFCENIKAKMLKAGWPEERFFIMAINPELEVLMWQNDTKRIESVFDFQGESGGLRAWLQERNLWDEGLIKPQDPKAAIDIVRGQCWGRKKTHSQIFKRIAKDVSFKGCEDESFNGLLQQIQVWYPRRYA
- the mads5 gene encoding methylation-associated defense system restriction endonuclease subunit S MAD5, which gives rise to MKVKTLNSKWIHEANYRLDSNPYMTGAIEARVIIKAAQLVKHELVNVTKGGMKGLINPGRIKRIWAKSNEYGIDFLSSTDILKKNLSYISAISKKAVSENPKLIINYGDILITRAGSIGRMAFTRKDIDGFACTEDVLRVVADESKISNGYLYAYLRSKFGVPLIISSTYGAIIQHIEPHHLADLPVPRLSDLLELKVNNLILEASDLRTKANKIIEESKLKICELIGEIEHLTSTDVLNCNVISSFDLRSSKRLDVLYYAKEPLKIITKLKNNEFRLLKEVSSVVKPGMFKRIMSTKENNGIPFYTGSELFLTDLKPKYYVSKKTQHIEQCILQENWILLQAFGQRGGLIGRAMLTTPKLKNAAATDLQIQIKLPDKFDAGFILAFLDSKPGYSTVVRTPVGGSIPHINPRDIENLVVPWPSKAIRNVIGENVLIAWQSRDKAQELEEEAIKIVENSIEAAAPKH
- the mads6 gene encoding methylation-associated defense system protein kinase MAD6, whose protein sequence is MAQVFAIGDAVNDEERKAIAWLKDKLPDDYFVIHSFEVEQFDQLFEVDICVVTPHAIYLVDVKGIHGQVEVEGTNWRTSHSSYRSPLPKLRGNAKSLSGLICKQNRANKALKNIYIDTAVLLTIDECKFIDPENRERGHVVLLKNSTRFFTDSQRIPDRFDRNVTKYIQIILTALGKAAKKRSHGERFGNWEVAETLTVNECFTEYRTFNITAGLKGGTVLAKAYNADPYLPEDERLKQKRLLENAYRAIAKMPPHSAIVGVKDFFVTEAQDKYILLTDDIPGDNLSAKLKDTSAMLTLDQKKRIVKDMLLALSHMCHHGVVHRNITPDHILIGLDGQPRLIDFDYARIGAENSTTIADEVQERISNRYKAPELWADNRSASCASDIYSLGLVIYELFSGNVAFDTVTEAIEKSCEFNTKLSQQKKDLPTGFDDWLQALCHKDASNRLTAEQALTNFKELWQPKTKIEADNKPAILPTLIRSEATSKSATAVNYKRLKSGYQLSNKYIVQQPLGKPGGFGVVYKVTDTFGDVSRAIKLILHDRESVLERLKQEYRTLLKLPEHPYVVKVYDADVLPNDGPPYIVFEYLEGLDVSELIQQRSLTAHEVWTMAKQVAEGLQHLHDHSIYHCDIKPQNLIWKDGKVRIIDFNVSVDAEDLSQGGGSRKYLPPDLNITETPQASDLVDRDLYALGITLYRAMTGEYPWAKTECPPPFEEARHPSEFTQSFNLTDDVSSILLKLIAPKRTDRFETAEQFLEALNKIQQLKKAQAPSEESTSQFHLPPLSDGSNPSKSAFHDYLLTLYSQSRHSNSGTRGLDDYAKLIYVDTSLDTELAPAVLAGQLRLVLITGNAGDGKTAFLQQLESLVEEQGVTVALNPQGNGSAFEINGHQYVTNYDGSQDEGDRDNELVLDEFFNAYQGNNFESWPHNQTRLIAINEGRLVDFLSKNADDFLALKSLVEESLKDGSVQNEVAVVNLNMRDVLAATDAQPKSIFERIIGKMTAAKVWQGCDYCALKDKCYVKHNVATFQDEQTGPKVIKRLSYLYKLTSLRNQLHITMRDLRSALSYMLVGEYSCAEIKEIYANGDSDKILNGYYFNAWCGAEGTQDRLLKLLRETDIAQGCNVRLDRGLDYLGLDAVDWLQFEQRSEHEIHLLENAHQALPSGTALSESKERYLSHRNVVGMLKRKAYFELRGENWRSLLPYRSAKLLVSFLEGEKSLEEAKTLAINAINRGEGLHNPMYFNGQLAMQVRKVNQGTIKSYRLFPSDVFSIEVKDSAMNSVYIEHSPHSLLLKYQDETGLHAELELDLDLFEMLQRLNHGYVPSAQAEQSFYLSLTVFKNVLASAPYQEVLLTTNGHHYEKIIRNDDGVLQLEHIATEASL